A genomic window from Diospyros lotus cultivar Yz01 chromosome 2, ASM1463336v1, whole genome shotgun sequence includes:
- the LOC127795825 gene encoding pectinesterase has protein sequence MAFQDFDHISERRRRERQAKRKKIIIIATVSILVVLLAAAAAVAAVVYNRRDASSSPSSSSTSKHGSSSSSKNKEAPVKEIAQNQKAIKMICSPTDYKKACESSLSKEVPENSSASPQPKDFLKAAISVTAAELKKAVKEINSKLKFDSPEEKAAFEDCKVLFEDAMEELNSSISDVEVEDLTKLSSTTPDLNNWLSAVISYQQTCIDGFPDGELKTSMQKSLKSTKELTSNALAIIAKISSVFSSFSPGSSRHLLADQPASSPPAVDEDGLPSWISHEDRRMLKAKTVNLAPNVTVAKDGSGNYSTISAALAAIPEKFEGRYVIYVKEGIYDETVIVTKKMVNITMFGDGSQKSVVTGNKNFVDGVRTFQTATFAVIGEGFMAQSMGFRNTAGPEKHQAVALRVQSDRSIFVNCRMEGYQDTLYAQTHRQFYRSCLIKGTIDFIFGDAAAIFQNCMIYIRKPLENQQNIVTAQGRADRHETTGIVLQNCKILADETLEPEKSKFKSYLGRPWKEYSRTIVMESEICDLIHPDGWLPWDKDFALKTLFYAEFNNKGAGSSVSKRVKWPGYKVITKEEEVMKFTVGPFIQGESWLKPAGVPVRIGLF, from the exons ATGGCGTTTCAGGATTTCGATCACATCTCCGAACGGCGAAGGCGTGAGAGGCAGGCCAAGCGCAAGAAGATCATCATCATCGCTACTGTCTCCATCCTCGTCGTCCTCCTCGCCGCCGCCGCAGCCGTCGCCGCAGTCGTCTACAACCGCCGCGACGCCTCCTCctccccctcctcctcctcgactTCCAAGcatggcagcagcagcagcagcaaaaaTAAGGAGGCGCCTGTGAAGGAGATTGCGCAGAACCAGAAGGCGATTAAGATGATCTGCTCGCCCACAGATTACAAGAAGGCATGCGAGAGCAGCCTCTCGAAGGAGGTGCCGGAAAACTCCTCCGCCTCCCCGCAGCCGAAGGATTTCCTCAAGGCCGCCATTTCCGTCACCGCGGCCGAGCTGAAGAAGGCCGTCAAGGAGATCAACTCTAAGCTGAAATTCGACTCGCCGGAGGAGAAGGCCGCTTTCGAAGACTGCAAGGTGCTTTTCGAAGACGCCATGGAAGAGCTGAACAGTTCGATCTCCGACGTCGAAGTCGAAGACTTGACGAAGCTGTCTTCGACCACGCCGGATCTGAACAACTGGCTAAGCGCCGTGATTTCTTACCAACAGACCTGCATCGACGGGTTTCCGGATGGAGAGTTGAAAACTTCGATGCAGAAGAGCTTGAAGAGCACGAAGGAATTGACGAGCAATGCCCTCGCTATTATCGCGAAGATCAGTTCtgtgttttcttctttctcgCCGGGATCCAGCCGCCACCTCCTGGCCGATCAACCGGCCAGCTCGCCGCCGGCCGTTGACGAGGATGGGCTTCCGAGCTGGATAAGCCATGAAGATCGGAGAATGCTGAAAGCAAAAACGGTTAATCTCGCACCCAATGTGACTGTTGCAAAAGATGGCAGCGGAAACTACAGCACCATCTCTGCTGCATTGGCCGCCATCCctgaaaaatttgaaggaag GTACGTCATCTACGTGAAAGAAGGAATTTATGATGAGACCGTGATAGTGACGAAGAAGATGGTGAACATTACCATGTTTGGCGATGGATCCCAGAAGTCTGTCGTCACAGGGAATAAAAATTTCGTGGACGGCGTTCGAACTTTCCAGACTGCAACTTTTG CGGTTATAGGAGAAGGCTTCATGGCTCAATCCATGGGATTTAGAAACACCGCCGGCCCCGAAAAGCACCAGGCGGTGGCCCTGAGAGTCCAATCCGATCGCTCCATCTTCGTCAACTGCCGCATGGAGGGATACCAAGACACGCTCTACGCTCAAACCCACCGCCAATTCTACCGCAGCTGCCTCATCAAAGGCACCATCGACTTCATCTTCGGCGACGCTGCCGCCATCTTCCAGAACTGCATGATCTACATCCGGAAGCCATTGGAAAACCAACAGAACATCGTCACCGCCCAAGGCCGCGCCGACCGACACGAAACCACCGGCATCGTCTTGCAGAACTGCAAGATCCTGGCCGACGAGACGCTCGAGCCGGAGAAATCCAAGTTCAAGAGCTACCTCGGCCGGCCGTGGAAGGAATATTCTAGAACCATCGTGATGGAATCGGAGATCTGCGACCTGATCCACCCCGACGGCTGGCTGCCATGGGACAAAGACTTCGCCTTGAAGACATTGTTCTACGCGGAGTTTAACAACAAAGGAGCGGGTTCCTCCGTTTCCAAGAGAGTGAAGTGGCCCGGTTACAAGGTGATTACCAAGGAAGAAGAGGTGATGAAGTTCACCGTCGGTCCCTTCATTCAAGGCGAATCTTGGTTGAAACCGGCCGGCGTTCCCGTCCGAATCGGCTTGTTTTAA